The Solicola gregarius DNA window GCGCTCACCGCTCCGCTCGTCCCTCGCTATGCGCCTCGCCGCTCGGCGTTGTTGGTCGCGCTCACCGCTCCGCTCGTCCCTCGCTACGCGCCTCGCCGCTCGGCGTTGTTGGTCGCGCTCACCGCTCCGCTCGTCCCTCGCTACGCGCCTCGCCGCTCGGCGTTGTTGGTCGCGCTCACCGCTCCGCTCGTCCCTCGCTACGCGCCTCGCCGCTCCGAGTACGATTGTGTTTTGGCACCCACAACCGGAAGGTCGCATGGACGTCAACGCCGCAGGAGTACCCGATAAGTTCGCACCGCTCGGCCTCACCTTCGACGACGTACTACTGCTGCCCGGCGAGACCGACGTCGTGCCGAACGAGGTCGACACCACCGCCCGCCTGACCCGCGAGATCAGCCTGCGAGTGCCCCTCGTCTCCAGCGCAATGGACACCGTCACCGAAGCCCGGATGGCCATCGCGATGGCCCGGCAGGGCGGGATCGGCGTCCTCCACCGCAACCTGTCGGTCGCCGACCAGGCATACCAGGTCGACCTCGTCAAACGCACCCAGACCGGCATGGTCCCCAACCCCGTCACGATCGGCCCCGACGCCACCCTCGAAGACCTCGACCGGCGCTGCGGCGAGTACCGCGTGTCCGGGCTCCCCGTCATCGACGCGGACAACCGCCTGATCGGCATCATCACCAACCGCGACCTGAGGTTCACTCCTGTGGCGCAGTGGGCGACCACCAAGGTCAACGAGGTGATGACGCCGATGCCACTGTTCACCGCGCCCGTCGGCATCGGCCGCGAAGACGCGACCGCCCTACTGCGCAAGCACAAGCGTGAACGGCTGCCCATCGTCGACGACGAAGGCCGGCTGGCCGGCCTGATCACCGTCAAGGACTTCGTGAAGTCCGAGCAGTTCCCGAACGCGTCCAAGGACGGCTCCGGCCGGCTGCTCGTCGGTGCAGCGATCGGCTACTTCGGCGACGCGTGGGAACGCGCGACGACGCTGGTCGAGGCCGGCGTCGACGTCCTCGTCGCCGACACCGCACACGGGCACGTACGCCTGCTGCTCGACATGATGCGCCGATTGAAGTCCGACCCCGCGACCAAGCACGTGCAGCTCGTCGGCGGCAACGTCGCCACCCGCGCAGGCGCGCAGGCATTCGTCGAGGCCGGCGCCGATGCGGTCAAGGTCGGCGTCGGTCCCGGCTCGATCTGCACCACACGGGTCGTCACGGGCGTCGGCGTACCCCAGGTCACCGCGGTGTACGAAGCGGCGCGGGCGTGCCGCGAGGCGGGCGTACCCGTGATCGCCGACGGCGGCCTGCAGTACTCCGGCGACATCGCGAAGGCGATCGTCGCCGGCGCCGACTCCGTCATGGTCGGCTCGATGCTCGCCGGCTGCGAGGAAAGCCCTGGCGACCTCATCTTCGTCAACGGCAAGCAGTTCAAGACGTACCGCGGCATGGGCTCCCTCGGCGCGATGTCGTCGCGCGGCCAGCAGTCGTACTCCAAGGACCGCTACTTCCAGGCCGAGGTCGACAGCGACGACAAGCTGGTTCCCGAGGGCATCGAGGGTCGCGTCGCCTATCGCGGACCGCTCGAAGCGGTCGCCCACCAGCTCGTCGGCGGGCTCCGCCAGTCGATGTTCTACGTCGGCGCGCGCACGATCGCAGACATGCAGGACCGCGGTCGGTTCGTACGCATCACCTCGGCAAGCCTCAAGGAGAGCCATCCGCACGACATCCAGATGACCGTCGAGGCGCCGAACTACAGCGGCTGACCGGCCGCGCCGAGACACACAACGGCCCGTACGGGCTCGCGTCTCGCGGACGTCTAGGCTGATCCGCATGGACATCGACATCGGGCGGGCCAAGCGCGGCCGCCGCGCGTACTCCTTCGACGACGTCGCGATCGTGCCGAGTCGGCGCACACGCGACCCGGAGGAGGTGTCCGTTGCCTGGCAGATCGACGCGTACCGCTTCGAGCTGCCGATCGTGGCCGCACCGATGGACTCGGTGATGTCACCGGAGACGGTCATCGCGCTCGGTCGTCACGGCGGTCTCGGCGTACTCGACCTCGAAGGGCTGTGGACCAGGTACGACGATCCCGAAACCCTCCTCGACGAGGTCGCGCGCCTCGACGGTGAGCGGGCGACGGCCCGGCTTCAGGAGATCTACCGCGAGCCGATCAAGCCGGAGCTGATCACCGCCCGGCTGAAGCAGATCCGGGAGGCCGGCGTCACCGTCGCCGGTGCCCTGTCGCCGCAGCGTACGAAGCAGTTCGCGCAGAGTGTCGTCGACGCGGGTGTCGACCTGTTCGTCATCCGCGGTACGACCGTCTCGGCCGAGCACGTCTCGGGGCAGACCGAGCCGCTGAACCTCAAGGAGTTCATCTACGAGCTCGACGTACCCGTCATCGTCGGCGGGTGCGCGACGCACCAGGCCGCCCTGCACCTGATGCGTACGGGTGCGGCCGGCGTACTCGTCGGCTTCGGCGGCGGCGCTGCGCACACGACCCGCAAGGTCCTCGGTGTCGCCGTGCCCATGGCCACCGCGGTCTCCGACGTGGCGGCGGCGCGGCGCGACTACCTCGACGAGTCCGGCGGCAGGTACGTGCACGTGATCGCCGACGGCTCCATCGGACGCAGCGGCGACGTGGCCAAGGCCGTGGCGTGTGGCGCCGACTCCGTCATGGTCGGCTCGCCGTTCGCGCGCGCCACCGAGGCGCCGGGCCGCGGGTTCCACTGGGGTGCCGAGGCATGGCATCCCGACCTTCCCCGCGGCGAGCGGGTCGACATCGGCTCCGTGGGGTCGCTCGAGTCGGTGCTGTTCGGGCCGTCGACCGTCCCCGACGGCACGATGAACCTGATCGGCGCGCTCCGCCGGGCGATGGCGACGACCGGCTACACCGACCTCAAGGAGTTCCAGCGAGTCGAGGTCGTCGTCGAGTGAGCGGCCCACCGGACGGCCCGACGCCCCGCCCGCTCGTGGTTGCCGCGGCGCAGGCGGAGTCCGTCCCGGGCGATGTCGCCGCCAACGCTCGTACCGCGGCTGCCTACGTACGCGAGGCCGCCGACCGCGGAGCACGCGTACTCGTGCTGCCGGAGCTGTTCCTGTCCGGGTACGACATGCGCACCATCGGTGAGCGGCCGGAGCAGTGCGATGTCACTGCCGACGCACTTGCTGACGCGCGACTCGAGACATTGCGCTCCGCCGTCGCAGACACCGGACTCGTCGCGCTGGTCGGCGCCTCGGTACGCCGCGGCGACCGCCGTACGATCTCGCTGCTCGCGATCGACGAGGCCGTCCGGGTCGTCTACGACAAGCAGCACGTGTGCGGAGACGAGGCTGACCACTTCGTTGCGGGTGACGCGCGCTCGGTCCTGACGGTCGACGGCTGGCCGCTCGGGTTGGCGGTCTGTTACGACGGCTGCTTCCCCGAACACGCCCGCGCAGCGGCCGACGACGGTGCGCTCGCATACGTCGCGTCGGTCGCGTACGTCAGGGGCAGCGAGCATCGACGGGACCTGTACTACCGAGCGCGTGCCGTCGAGAACGGGATGTACGCGGTCGTCAGCGGGTTGACCGGACGCTGCGGCGAAGGTGAGTACGGCGGCGGAACCTCCGTCATCGACCCCGAGGGGCGCGTACTCGAACGCGTCCACGGTGGTGCGACCGGCCTTGCCGTCACGACGCTCGACGCAGCGGCGCTCGAGGCAACGCGGGCAGAGCACACGATGTACGCCGACCACCGCGCGTCGCTCGGCCCGCTCGTCCGACACTGACGCACCGAGCACGCACGTCCTGCAACGATGTGACCTCGGTCGCGGCGGGTCGCGTACCTGCTGAGGATAGGCTAACCTCGGTTCGTTCACCCCACCGTCCGACGAGGGAACCGATGACACCTCCGCACGTACGCGCAACACTCGGCGCGGCCGCCTGTCTCCCGCTGCTCCTCGGCGCGGTGGCGTGTGCCACCGACAGCGAGGTCGAAGGCTCGGGTGGCGAGAACGGCGCGATCGACGTGACGGCGAGCGATGACTCGTGCTCGCTCAGCCGCACCGATCTCGACGCCGGTCCGAACACCTTCAACGTGACCAACGACGGCAGCCGCGTCACCGAGTTCTACGTGTACGCCGAGGGCGACCGGATCATGGGCGAGGTCGAGAACATCGGCCCCGGTCTCTCTCGCAAGCTCGTCGTCGACCTCCCCGCCGACGGGTACGAGGGTGCCTGCAAGCCGGGCATGGTCGGCGACGGCATCCGCGCGGACATCGACGTCAGCGGCGAGCCCGCCAAGGATCTGTCCGACTCGGCCGAGCTGAAGCAGGCGGCCGACAGCTACGAGCGGTACGTGCAGTCGCAGACCGGCGCCTTGGTCGAGAAGACCGACGACTTCGTCGCGGCCGTGAAGGCGGGCGACGTCGACAAGGCCAAGGCGCTCTTCCCGGTCGCGCGTACGTACTGGGAGCGCATCGAGCCGGTAGCCGAGAAGTTCGGCGACCTCGATCCCGCGGTCGACGAGCGCGAGCCGGATGTCGAGCCAGGCAGCGAGTTCACGGGTTACCACCGCATCGAGAAGCAGCTGTGGGTTGCCGGAGACACCAAGGGCATGGGCCCGATCGCCGACCAGCTACAAACCGACATCGACGAGATCGTCCGGCTCGCGGCGGAGTCGCCGCTGACGGCGCTCGAGCTCGCGCAGGGCTCGAAGAACCTGCTCGACGAGGTCGCCACCGGCAAGATCACCGGCGAGGAGGACGAGTTCTCGCACACCGACCTGTGGGACTTCAAGGCGAACATCGAGGGCTCGAAGGCGGCGATCGCGGCCATCCGGCCGGTGCTCGAGGAGCAGGATCCCGACCTGGTCGCACTGCTGGACGAGCGCACCGCCGCGCTCGAGACGGAGCTGAACCAATACCAGAACGCCGACGGAACCTGGAAGTCGTACGACGAGCTGTCGAAGGCGCAGATCAAGCGGCTGTCCGACGCCGTCGCCGCGGTGAGCGAGCCGATCAGCCAGGTTGCGGGAGTCGTCAGCGAGAGCGTTTGAGCGGCGAGCTGAAGGGCTGAGGCAGAGATGGGCGCGAGCGACGACGATCGCGAGGGCGGAGCGGTTGCCCCGACCGGCATTCGGCGGCGTACGTTGTTCGGCGCCGCCGGAGCCGGGGCCCTCGCGGTCGGTGCCGGCGCGGGCTATCTCGCGCGCGGCTCGGCAGATGCGGCCGAGCATCCGGTTGCCGATCCCGACGCCGTGCCCGTCGACTTCGCCGGCGAGCACCAGGCCGGGGTCACCACGCCTGCCCAAGATCGGCTCCACTTCGCCGCGTTCGACGTGATCACGGACAGCCGCGACGACCTGGTCTCGCTCCTGCAGGACTGGACGGACGCCGCGCGCGACATGACGGCCGGCAACGAGGTCGGCAAGTTCGGGGCGGTTGCGGGGCCGCCGGTCGTACCTCCGGAGGACACCGGTGAGGCGCTCGGGTTGCCGGCATCCCAGCTGACGTTGACGATCGGCTTCGGTCGTACGTTGTTCGCCAAGGACGGCAAGGACCGCTTCGGCCTCGCCGATCGGCGTCCCGAGCAGCTCGTCGACCTGCCGCACTTCTCCGGTGACCGGCTCGAGCCGGCCATCTGCGGCGGCGACATCGCGATCCAAGCCTGCGCGAACGACCCGCAGGTGGCGGTGCACGCGATCCGCAACCTCGCGCGCATCGCGTTCGGTCGCGCATCGGTGCGCTACTCCCAGCTCGGCTTCGGGCGTACGTCGTCGACATCGGAGGCGCAGGTGACGCCCCGGAACCTGTTCGGGTTCAAGGACGGCACCGCGAACATCAAGCTGGAGGACACCGACACCGTCGAAGACTTCGTGTGGGCACGATCGGGCGACGGCCCGACCTGGATGGACGGCGGCACGTACCTCGTCACCCGCAAGATCGCGATGCGGATCGAGACCTGGGACCGCGAGTCGCTGGAGGGCCAGCAGGGGATCATCGGTCGCGCAAAGGGGTCGGGCGGTCCCATGTCTGGCGGCGACGAGTTCGAGCCGCTCGACTTCGCCGCCAACAGTCGTGACGGCGAACCAATGATCGGCGAACAGTCGCACGTACGGCTCGCGCACCCGGACTTCAACGGCGGCGCCAAGCTGTTGCGGCGCGGCTACAACTTCGTCGACGGCAGCGACCAGCTCGGCCGGCTGGCCGCTGGGTTGTTCTTCATCTGCTACCAGCGCGACCCGCGAGAGCAGTTCGTCCGCATCCAGAACAACCTCGCCGGCCTGACCGCCGACCTGATGAACGAGTACATCGTGCACATCGGCTCCGGGATCTTCGCCTGCCCACCCGGCGTGGGCAGCACTGGCTACTGGGGAGAATCGCTCTTCACCTGAACGCGAAGCGACGAGAACGCCAGGGTGAACGAGGATCGGGATCTACGTACGAGCGTGCACTGAACGAAAAGGTCACCGAGGCAAACCCGAGATGTCGTCCGAAACCGCGGAGTCGCCACTGGGAAGTCTCCACGAGTCGCGGTTTCGGATCACATCTCGTGGATCGATCACCAAACCGCGCACGTGAATCGGTGCAGCACTGACTCGGCGGTGCGGGATGATGACCCATGAGCGGAGGGACAGAACGTGACATCGGCCGTGTCACATTTGTTACCGCGGGGTAGCGCGGACGAAACCGGCTGCATAGGCTGGGGGCATGTCCGCCGACTCCCCGCAGCCCGACATCGACGCCGTCGCCGATCCGGAGCACGACGCCCGCGCCTCGTACGCGGTCGACCCGGCCCGCGCCCGGCTGCTCACCGGGTCGATCCGGGCGAGCGGGTCCCAGCACCGGCGCACGTACTCGCCGCTCACCGGCCAGGTGGTCGCGGACGTCCCTGTCTCGGAGCCGGCCGATGTCGATGTCGCGTTCGAGCGGGCGCGCGCCGCACAACGGTCGTGGGCAGAGACCGACTTGGCCCTGCGCTCGCGGCTGCTGCTCGACCTGCACGATCTGGTGCTCGACCGCCAGCGCGAGATCCTCGACCTGATCCAGTACGAGTCGGGCAAGGCGCGCAAGCACGCGTTCGACGAGGTGCTGCACGTGGCGTTGACCGCGCGCTACTACGGTCGTACGCTCAAGCGCCACCTGCGAAGCCGTAAGCATCCGGGTGTGTACCCCATCCTTACGCGGGCCGAGGTCAACCGCATCCCGAAGGGGGTCGTCGGCCTCATCTCGCCGTGGAACTACCCGTACACGTTGGCGCTCTCCGACGGCATCCCGGCGATCGCCGCTGGCAACGCCGTCGTGCACAAGCCCGACAGCCAGACACCGCTCACCGCGCTCGCCGGCATCGAGCTGTTCCGCGAGGCCGGCCTACCGGCCGACCTCTGGCAGCCCGTGTACGGCTCGGGCCGGGTCATCGGCACCGCGATCGTCGACCGCGCCGACTACGTCTGCTTCACCGGCTCGACCGCAACGGGTCGTACGGTCGGTGCCCGCGCCGCCGAGCGGGTGATCGGCTGCTCGCTCGAGCTCGGCGGCAAGAACCCGATGCTCGTCCTCGCCGATGCCGACCTCGACCGAGCGGCCGAGGGCGCCGTACGCGCAGCGTTCTCCTCGTCCGGCCAGCTGTGCGTCTCGACTGAGCGGATGTTCGTCTCCGATGCGATCTACGACCGGTTCGTCGAGCGCTTCGTCGCCCGCGTACGCGCCATGCGGCTGTCGCCGGAGCTGAGGTTCGACGCAGACATGGGCGCGCTGATCAGCGAAGACCAGCTGCGCACGGTCGACGAACATGTCCAGGATGCGGTCGCCAAGGGCGCGACCGTTCTCGCCGGCGGTCGCGCGCGCCCCGATGTGGGCCCGTTGTTCTACGAACCGACGGTGCTCGAGGGCGTGACCCCGCAGATGCGCTGCTTCGCCGACGAGACGTTCGGACCCGTCGTGTCGCTGTACCGGTTCGGCAGCGAGGCCGATGCGGTCGCCCGCGCCAACGACGGTACTTACGGCCTGAACGCCAGCATCTACACCCGCGACGTCACCCGGGCGCGTACGCTCGCGCGGCGGCTGCGCTGCGGCACCGTGAACATCAACGAGGGGTTCGCGGCGACCTTCGCCAGTCCCGACACTCCGATGGGTGGCATGCGCGAGTCAGGCCTCGGGCGTCGCCAGGGCGTGGAAGGCATCCACCGCTACACCGAACCGCAGGCCGTCGCAGACCAACGGTTGTTGCCGCTCGCGAGCCCTCGGTTCGTGTCCGAGGAGCGGTACGCGAAGCTGATGACCGGAGCGCTGCGAATCCTGAAGCGGACGCGCCGCGCATGACGACCGAAGACACCCGGGCGGGATTCGACTACGACGTCCTCGTCGTCGGGTCGGGCTTCGGCGGCAGTGTGACGGCGCTTCGCCTTACGGAGAAGGGCTATCGCGTCGGCGTGCTCGAGGCGGGCGCCCGGTTCTTCGACGACGACTTCGCCGAGACCTCGTTCGACAAGAGGCGGTTCCTGTTCGCGCCGGCCGTCGGCTGGTACGGCATCCAGCGCATCGACGTGCTGCGCGACGTGCTCATCCTGTCCGGCGCGGGTGTTGGCGGCGGGTCGTTGGTGTACGCGAACACGCTGTACGAACCGCTCGACGCGTTCTACCGCGACCGGCAGTGGGCCGACATCACCGACTGGAAGTCCGAGCTGGCGCCGTTCTACGACCAGGCCAAGCGGATGCTCGGCGTCACCACGTACCCACATCTCACGCCGAGCGACGAGGTCATGCGTGACGTCGCCGGCGAGATGGGTGTCGGCGACACGTTCCATCCGACGCCCGTCGGGGTGTTCATGGGTACGCCGGGCGAGGCCGCCGACGACCCGTACTTCGGCGGCGCGGGCCCGGTGCGCAACGGCTGCCTCAACTGTGGCGAGTGCATGACGGGCTGCCGCCACAACGCCAAGAACACCCTGGTCAAGAACTACCTGTACCTCGCCGAGCAGGCCGGCGCGCAGATCCATCCGCTGACGACGGTACGCACGGTGCGCCCGCTCGCATCCGGCTACGCGATCGACACCCGGCGTACCGACAAGCGGTTCGGTGGCGGCGAGCGTACGTTCACGGCGGAGCAGGTGGTGTTCGCGGCGAGCTCGCTGGGCACGCAGCGGCTGCTGCATCGGATGCGCGACGAGGGGTTGCTGCCGGACATCTCCGAGCGGCTCGGCACCCTCACGCGTACGAACTCCGAGTCGATCCTCGGCGCGATCGGCGACAAGTCCTCCACGACCGACTACACCCAGGGCGTCGCGATCACCTCGTCGTTCCATCCCGACGAGACGACCCACATCGAGCCGGTCCGGTACGGCAAGGGCTCCAACATCATGTCGCTCCTGCAGACGGTGCTGACCGACGGCGACGGTGACCGACCGCGCTGGCGGACGTGGCTGAGCGAGCTGTGGGGGCAGCGCCGCGAGGTGCGCAACCTGTACGACCTCAAGCACTGGTCCGAGCGGGTGATCATCGCGCTGGTCATGCAGTCCGTCGACAACTCGATCACCACGTACACGAAACGCTCGCGGTTGACCGGCAGACGTAGGCTGACGTCCAAGCAGGGGCACGGGGCGCCGAACCCGAGCTGGATCCCGCTGGGCAACGAAGCCGTACGCAGGATCGCGCGTCGGCTCGGCGGCACGCCGGGCGGCACGATCGGTGAGCCGTTCAACATCCCGCTGACGGCGCACTTCATCGGTGGGTGTGCGATCGGGGCGTCGCCGGCGAGCGGTGTCGTCGACGCGTACCAGCGCCTCTACGGCTACGCCGGCCTGCATGTGGTCGACGGCTCGGCGATCAGCGCGAACCTCGGCGTCAACCCGTCGCTCACCATCACCGCACAGGCGGAGCGAGCGATGTCGTTCTGGCCGAACCACGGCGAGACCGACCCGCGCCCCGCGCTGGGGCACGCGTACCGCCGGGTCGATGCGGTGGAGCCGAAGTCACCCGTGGTGCCCGACGACGCGCCCGCGGCGCTGCGGCTGCCGATCGTGGGAGTCTCGTAGGCCGCGTTCGCCTCGGTTCAGTTCGACCTGGGCACTCGCTCGGGGTGAGGTCGGTTCCCGTCGATGTGCGTTTACCATGTAAACATGGTAAACGTGCGCCTTGCATGGCAGATTCACGATGCAAAGTGCACGTTTACCATGCTTACATGGTAAACGTACGTCGGCCGTGGCGAAAATGCCGTGCGGAGCGGAGGTTTGCCGTGCAAGGCGCTCGCCGCCCGATGGGCAGTCCGGAACCACGGAAGGGATTCCGGGACGCCCTCGGGCGCAAGGCCCAATCACGAGGGAGCGACAACTGGGCCTTGCGCGGTGTACCGAGAGCGGCCCACCGGACCCGATCAGGAGGGAGCCGTGACCGGGTCTACACAACACAACGACGCCGAACGAAGGGGGTTACGGCCGTTGTACGCAACGTTTGCGATCACTTTTCAATTAGCCGTCTCGCGTGGCGTCGGCGGCGTCGCGGCCCGGCTCACCGGGCCCGCTCGGTCGATGCACTGACCGATAGACTCCGCTCGTGCGCGACCTCCCAGAACATGACCTCGTCCTCGTCGTCGACTTCGGAGCGCAGTACGCCCAGCTGATCGCGAGACGCGTACGCGAGGCGCGCGTGTACTCCGAGATCGTGCCGCACACGATGCCGGTCGAGGAGATGCTCGCTCGCGAGCCGAAGGCGATCATCTTGTCCGGCGGTCCCGAGTCGGTGTACGAGGAAGGCGCGCCGCGGCTCGACCCGGCGCTGTTCGAGCGCGACGTGCCGGTCTTCGGCATCTGCTACGGGTTCATGGCGATGGCCGCCGCCCTCGGCGGGGAGGTCGCCAACACGGGCAAGCGCGAGTACGGGCGTACCGACGTCACCGTGACCCAGCCCGGCACCCTGCTCGCCGGCCTTCCGCAGCAGCTGCGCTCGTGGATGTCGCACGGAGACGAGGTGACCGCGCCGCCGGCGGGCTTCACGGTCAACGCGACGTCACCACGCGCAACCGTCGCGGCGTTCGAGGACGTCGCACGCCAGCGCGCAGGCGTGCAATGGCACCCCGAGGTGATGCACTCCGAGCACGGTCAGGAGATCCTCGAACACTTCCTGGTCGACATCGCGGGCTGCCGGCAGACCTGGACGATGGTCAACATCGTCGACGAGCAGGTCGAGCGCATCCGCGAGCAGGTCGGCGACAAGCGGGCCATCTGCGCGCTGTCGGGCGGCGTCGACTCGTCGGTCGCCGCGGCGCTCGTCCAACGTGCGATCGGCGACCAGCTCACCTGCGTGTTCGTCGACCACGGCCTGTTGCGCAAGGGCGAGGCGGAGCAGGTCGAGCGCGACTACGTCGCGGCGACCGACGTACGCCTCAGGGTGGTCGACGTGAGCGAGCAGTTCCTCGGGGCCCTGGCGGGCGTGACCGAGCCAGAGGAGAAGCGCAAGATCATCGGGCGTGAGTTCATTCGTACGTTCGAGGCCGCCGAGCGTGAGGTGATCGCCGAGACCGTCGGCGAACCTGTGGAGTTCCTGGTCCAGGGCACGCTGTACCCGGACGTCGTGGAGTCCGGTGGGGGCGAGGGCGCCGCCAACATCAAGAGCCACCACAACGTCGGGGGGTTGCCGGACGACCTTCAGTTCACCCTCGTCGAGCCACTGCGCACCCTGTTCAAGGACGAGGTACGTCAGGTCGGTGAGCAGCTCGGTCTCCCGCCCGAGATGGTGTGGCGGCACCCGTTCCCGGGTCCCGGGCTGGCCATCCGGATCATCGGCTCGGTCGACGCCGACCGGCTGCGGATCCTCCGTGACGCCGACGCGATCGTGCGCGAGGAGATCGCGGCCGCCGGCCTCGAGCGCGACATCTGGCAGTTCCCGGTCGTGCTCCTCGCCGACGTACGCTCCGTCGGCGTTCAGGGCGACGGGCGTACGTACGGGCATCCCATCGTGCTGCGCCCGGTTACCAGCGAGGACGCGATGACCGCCGACTGGGGACGTCTGCCGTACGACCTGCTCGAGCGGATCTCGACCCGGATCACCAACGAGGTATCGGAGGTCAACCGGGTCACGCTCGACATCACCAGCAAGCCGCCCGGCACGATCGAGTGGGAATAGGCCGAGTCTGGACTTCGGCGGCGAGAAGCCGCGTCATTGCATAGTCTGCTGTGGTCGGACGTCTATCTCGAGGGGCAGAACACCGGATGTCGTACAACGTGCCGCCGCCGTCGAGCAGGCCGGTGTGGCCGATCGTGCTCGCGTGCCTCGTTCTGGTGGTCGGGATCGCCGTCGCCGCCGTCTTCGTCGGCATCAATCTCGGCGAGGACGACGACACGGCCTCGGGCTCGGTATCGGTCAGCGCGAGCGGCGACGGTGAGAGCGACGAGCCGGCGGCCGGTCCGCCGAGCACGGTGGAGACCGTGACGGAGACCCCGAAGGACGAGCAGCCGGAGAAGTCGGCCGAGCCGCGCGAGACCCAACGCCCGCCGAAGGCGGTCGACGTACCGAGCGAGGTCGACTGCGGCGGCGACACCGCGGTGTTGGGCACCCGTACGCCCACCTTCGCGGCGGCGATCTGTCGCACAGGGCCGGGCACGTACGTCTATCGCGGCAAGTCCGACGGCGTCGCCGACGGCATCGTCTTGCAGGCGCAGCGCAACGCCGCTGGTGACTGGTTCGCGACCAACAAGGGCTACGCGTACATCATTGACGCCGATACCGGGCGGCTCACCATTCGCAACGGTGCCAGCGAGGTCGTCGACAGCGAGAACGCGATCCAGTTCAGCACGCGCTGACCGTTCGGGCGTCCGCTGGCGTTCTGTCACGCTTTCGGGCCGGCGCGCGTCGAGACTCCCGAGAGGTACGAAAGGGGGCCGCACACCGCCGCGCGGACGCCGGGATCGGCGACTCGTCTCGTCGCGAGGGAATCCTCGGGGCTCGTTGGCGGTTGCAACCACAATGTGACGACCACGAAGACAGCCGTCGGGCTGAGATCCGAACGCGGGCCGATCCTGCTCGCGGTGATGATCTCGATGGGCCTGATCGCGATCGACACCACGATCATCGCGACCGCCGTGCCCGCGATCGTACGAGACGTGGGTGGGTTCTCCCAGTTCCCGTGGTTGTTCAGCATCTTCCTCCTCGCGCAGGCCGTCTCCGTGCCGATCTACGGCAAGCTCGCCGACATGGTCGGGCGCAAGCCGGTCATGCTGATCGGCATCGCGGTGTTCGTCCTCGGCTCCCTGCTGTGCGGGGCGGCGTGGAGCATGCCGGTGCTCATCGCATCGCGGGCGATCCAGGGCCTCGGCGCCGGCGCCGTCGCGCCGATGGCGATGACGATCGTCGGCGATCTCTACTCGGTCGAGGAGCGCGCGCGGGTCCAGGGCTACCTGGGCAGTGTCTGGGGCATCGCGTCGATCGTCGGACCGACGCTCGGCGGGGTGTTCTCCGACTACGCGTCGTGGCGCTGGATCTTCTTCGTGAACCTGCCGATCGGCGCGATCGCGGCGGCGATGCTGTGGCGCCGATTCGAGGAGCGGGTCGAGCGGCGCCAGCATCGCATCGACTTCACCGGCGCCGCGCTGCTGGCCGCGGGGTTCTCCCTGCTGATCCTCGCGTTGCTCGAGGGCGGCTCGCGGTGGGGATGGACATCGGGAATCACGCTGACCGTGATCGCCGTCGGCGTCGCGCTGCTGATCGCGTTCGGCTTCGCCGAGCGCCGCGCTGCCGAACCCGTGCTGCCTCCGTGGGTCTTCACCCGCCGCGTCCTCGTCGGCGGCAACCTGGGGTCACTGCTGGTCGGCGCGCTGCTGATCGGCCTGACGTCGTACGTACCGACATACGCGCAGGGGGTGCTGAGCACCAGTGCCCTCGTCGCCGGCCTCGCCGTCGGCGCGATGTCGATGGGCTGGCCGCTGTCGTCGGCCTTCGCCGGGCGTGTGTACATGCGAGTGGGCTTCCGCAACACGGCCTTCATCGGCTGC harbors:
- the guaB gene encoding IMP dehydrogenase — protein: MDVNAAGVPDKFAPLGLTFDDVLLLPGETDVVPNEVDTTARLTREISLRVPLVSSAMDTVTEARMAIAMARQGGIGVLHRNLSVADQAYQVDLVKRTQTGMVPNPVTIGPDATLEDLDRRCGEYRVSGLPVIDADNRLIGIITNRDLRFTPVAQWATTKVNEVMTPMPLFTAPVGIGREDATALLRKHKRERLPIVDDEGRLAGLITVKDFVKSEQFPNASKDGSGRLLVGAAIGYFGDAWERATTLVEAGVDVLVADTAHGHVRLLLDMMRRLKSDPATKHVQLVGGNVATRAGAQAFVEAGADAVKVGVGPGSICTTRVVTGVGVPQVTAVYEAARACREAGVPVIADGGLQYSGDIAKAIVAGADSVMVGSMLAGCEESPGDLIFVNGKQFKTYRGMGSLGAMSSRGQQSYSKDRYFQAEVDSDDKLVPEGIEGRVAYRGPLEAVAHQLVGGLRQSMFYVGARTIADMQDRGRFVRITSASLKESHPHDIQMTVEAPNYSG
- a CDS encoding GuaB3 family IMP dehydrogenase-related protein, with the translated sequence MDIDIGRAKRGRRAYSFDDVAIVPSRRTRDPEEVSVAWQIDAYRFELPIVAAPMDSVMSPETVIALGRHGGLGVLDLEGLWTRYDDPETLLDEVARLDGERATARLQEIYREPIKPELITARLKQIREAGVTVAGALSPQRTKQFAQSVVDAGVDLFVIRGTTVSAEHVSGQTEPLNLKEFIYELDVPVIVGGCATHQAALHLMRTGAAGVLVGFGGGAAHTTRKVLGVAVPMATAVSDVAAARRDYLDESGGRYVHVIADGSIGRSGDVAKAVACGADSVMVGSPFARATEAPGRGFHWGAEAWHPDLPRGERVDIGSVGSLESVLFGPSTVPDGTMNLIGALRRAMATTGYTDLKEFQRVEVVVE
- a CDS encoding carbon-nitrogen hydrolase family protein — its product is MSGPPDGPTPRPLVVAAAQAESVPGDVAANARTAAAYVREAADRGARVLVLPELFLSGYDMRTIGERPEQCDVTADALADARLETLRSAVADTGLVALVGASVRRGDRRTISLLAIDEAVRVVYDKQHVCGDEADHFVAGDARSVLTVDGWPLGLAVCYDGCFPEHARAAADDGALAYVASVAYVRGSEHRRDLYYRARAVENGMYAVVSGLTGRCGEGEYGGGTSVIDPEGRVLERVHGGATGLAVTTLDAAALEATRAEHTMYADHRASLGPLVRH
- the efeO gene encoding iron uptake system protein EfeO, which encodes MTPPHVRATLGAAACLPLLLGAVACATDSEVEGSGGENGAIDVTASDDSCSLSRTDLDAGPNTFNVTNDGSRVTEFYVYAEGDRIMGEVENIGPGLSRKLVVDLPADGYEGACKPGMVGDGIRADIDVSGEPAKDLSDSAELKQAADSYERYVQSQTGALVEKTDDFVAAVKAGDVDKAKALFPVARTYWERIEPVAEKFGDLDPAVDEREPDVEPGSEFTGYHRIEKQLWVAGDTKGMGPIADQLQTDIDEIVRLAAESPLTALELAQGSKNLLDEVATGKITGEEDEFSHTDLWDFKANIEGSKAAIAAIRPVLEEQDPDLVALLDERTAALETELNQYQNADGTWKSYDELSKAQIKRLSDAVAAVSEPISQVAGVVSESV